In Bradyrhizobium guangdongense, the sequence GTCCCGAGCGGGGCGGCGGCGGCCAACACTCTCGGCCTGACGACCCAGGTGCCGGTTCGGTCGGTCTATCTAACCTCCGGCCGCAGCCGAACGATGAATCTCGGCAAACAGGTTGTCGAACTTCGTCATGCTCCGCGCTGGCAACTCGCCCTGGCTCATAAGCCGGCTGGCGAGGCGGTGCGGGCGTTGGCCTGGCTTGGGCCGGAGAAAGCGGAAGCCGCCTTGAAAACGTTGAAGCGGAAGCTCTCGCCGTCCACTTTCAGCGAACTGGTCGCGGCAGCGCCGCAGCTTCCGACCTGGCTCGCGCGCAGCGTAGGAAAGGCGGCGCATGGCTGACGCCTTTCTCCACCTTCCGGTCGCTGACCGCCGCGAGGCGC encodes:
- a CDS encoding AbiEi antitoxin N-terminal domain-containing protein; protein product: MQRLTEQILAHAEGLPEGTPVAAKSLLHLGNRAAVDQALSRLTERGQLIRAGRGVYLRPITSRFGTRAPSVQQAVEALANQRGEVIVPSGAAAANTLGLTTQVPVRSVYLTSGRSRTMNLGKQVVELRHAPRWQLALAHKPAGEAVRALAWLGPEKAEAALKTLKRKLSPSTFSELVAAAPQLPTWLARSVGKAAHG